One stretch of Elephas maximus indicus isolate mEleMax1 chromosome 22, mEleMax1 primary haplotype, whole genome shotgun sequence DNA includes these proteins:
- the CRYBA4 gene encoding beta-crystallin A4, which yields MTLQCTKLGGHWKMVVWDEEGFQGRRHEFTAECPSVLELGFETVRSLKVLSGAWVGFEHAGYQGQQYVLERGEYPCWDAWSGNTAYPSKRLTSFRPVACTNHRDSRLTIFEQENFLGRKGELSDDCPSLQAMGWDGNEVGSFQVHSGAWVCSQFPGYRGFQYVLECDHHSGDYKHFREWGSHAQTFQVQSIRRIQQ from the exons ATGACGCTGCAGTGCACCAAGTTGGGGGGACACTGGAAG ATGGTGGTGTGGGACGAGGAGGGCTTCCAGGGCCGGCGGCATGAGTTCACAGCTGAGTGTCCCAGCGTACTAGAGCTTGGCTTTGAGACGGTGCGATCCTTGAAAGTGCTGAGTGGAGC CTGGGTGGGCTTTGAGCATGCTGGCTACCAAGGACAGCAGTATGTGCTAGAACGGGGCGAGTACCCATGCTGGGACGCCTGGAGTGGCAACACAGCCTACCCCTCCAAGAGGCTCACCTCCTTCCGGCCCGTGGCCTGCACT AACCACCGTGACTCAAGGCTGACCATCTTTGAGCAAGAGAACTTCCTGGGCAGGAAAGGGGAGCTGAGTGATGACTGCCCTTCCCTCCAGGCCATGGGCTGGGATGGCAATGAAGTGGGCTCCTTCCAAGTCCACTCAGGGGC CTGGGTTTGCTCCCAGTTTCCTGGCTACCGAGGTTTTCAGTATGTGCTGGAGTGCGATCACCACTCAGGCGACTACAAGCATTTCCGGGAGTGGGGCTCTCATGCCCAGACCTTCCAGGTGCAGAGTATCCGCAGGATCCAGCAGTGA